The Gambusia affinis linkage group LG11, SWU_Gaff_1.0, whole genome shotgun sequence genome contains a region encoding:
- the dcaf6 gene encoding DDB1- and CUL4-associated factor 6 isoform X1, with the protein MSCTGNLVWDVNKRLIGYGDPNSIRTSYLGRREFVQRLKLEATLNVHDGCVNTISWNDTGEYILSGSDDTFLVITNPYNKKVKKSIRSGHRANIFSAKFMPHTNDQEIVSCSGDGVIFYTHTEKSPEYNRQCQFTCHYGTAYEIMTVPNDPYTFLSCGEDGTVRWFDLRTKTSCTKEDCKDDILINCRRAATSISISPLVPYYLAVGCSDSSVRIYDRRMLGTRATGNYMGRGTTGMCVRFVPSHLSNKSCRVTSLCYSGDGQEVLVSYSSDYIYLFNPKDDQARELKGPSEERREELRQPPVKRLRLRGDWSDTGPRARPESERERDGEHSPNVSLMQRMSDMLSRWFEEASEAQSSRGSRPPARPRGTAVRPEGSANTPAASGADSTQESGGPDRPVETDSLEVPSSPAATSEAPMSKSTSSSSSGSSSTVTAPPTSGSSLVESSAASSSSPLTSSPDSEQRSQGDTTGTPTATATPTSEPALSEYGPHRLPISLVCRRLQRLLRLADPPGLGQRATASTSSAASERRATSAAAAAASAAPKQPHTDSPSSVVNKQLGSMTLDEQQGAAEAAGSNPEESVTAATSSTPTTPTPTPSTTRPGAAEPVLSLHYSSEGTTTSTIKLDFTDEWSSTTSSSMGTGVSKTSEVVAPNSQETLSAETSASEQAPCESSRQQSLAAATSESLRDDSGVGPLGVSTTRGPAEWECTGSPPQERSQPEGSEDPSGDCRRAEPAGEEGVEGQSQPAPSNQDSDDSDDDPILIPPARFRGQGQRFNSRGSAVGDRMIRRSAAARIQELFRRRKERREMEESETQNIRRPSVKMVYKGHRNSRTMIKESCFWGNNFVMSGSDCGHIFIWDRHTAEHLMLLEADNHVVNCLQPHPYDPILASSGIDYDIKIWSPLEQLASFNRVLAEEVITRNELMLEETRNTITVPASFMLRMLASLNHIRSDRLEGDRSEGSGQENEEEQ; encoded by the exons ATGTCCTGCACTGGGAACCTGGTTTGGGATGTTAATAAACGTCTGATTGGATACGGGGATCCTAACTCCATCAGAACCAGCTATTTAG GTAGAAGAGAATTTGTCCAGAGGCTGAAACTAGAAGCGACACTCAACGTCCACGATGGTTGT GTCAACACAATATCCTGGAACGACACAGGCGAATACATCCTGTCTGGGTCAGACGACACCTTTCTGGTCATCACTAACCCGTACAACAAGAAG GTGAAGAAGTCGATCCGCTCTGGCCATCGAGCGAACATCTTCAGTGCGAAGTTCATGCCTCACACAAACGATCAGGAAATCGTCTCCTGCTCCGGAGACGGCGTCATCTTCTACACCCACACCGAGAAGAGTCCCGAGTACAACCGGCAGTGTCAGTTCACCTGCCACTACGGCACAGCTTACGAG ATTATGACTGTACCAAATGATCCCTACACTTTCCTGTCGTGTGGGGAGGACGGCACGGTGCGGTGGTTTGACCTTCGCACAAAAACCAGCTGCACTAAAGAAGACTGCAAGGAT GACATTCTGATTAACTGCCGAAGAGCGGCGACCTCCATATCCATCTCACCTCTGGTGCCATACTATCTGGCTGTGGGCTGCTCAGACAGCTCAGTGCGAATCTATGACAGACGCATGCTAGGAACCAGAGCCACAG GTAACTACATGGGCCGGGGAACGACGGGCATGTGTGTGCGGTTCGTACCTTCCCACCTGTCCAACAAGTCGTGCAGGGTGACGTCTCTCTGCTACAGCGGGGACGGTCAAGAGGTGCTAGTCAGCTACTCCTCGGATTACATCTACCTTTTCAACCCCAAAGATGACCAGGCCCGGGAGCTCAAGGGCCCGTcggaggagaggagggaggag CTAAGGCAGCCTCCGGTGAAGCGGCTCCGGCTGCGGGGGGACTGGTCCGACACGGGACCCCGAGCCCGTCCTGAGAGCGAAAGAGAAAGAGATG GGGAGCACAGTCCGAATGTGTCCCTGATGCAGAGAATGTCGGACATGTTGTCCCGGTGGTTTGAAGAGGCCAGCGAAGctcagagcagcagaggaagccGACCTCCGGCTCGGCCCAGAG GAACTGCTGTCCGGCCCGAGGGCTCGGCAAACACTCCTGCCGCCTCGGGTGCAGACTCCACCCAGGAGTCCGGGGGCCCCGACAGGCCCGTGGAGACAGACTCCCTGGAGGTCCCTTCCAGTCCTGCAGCCACTTCCGAAGCCCCGATGTCCAAAtccacttcctcttcctcctcagggTCGTCATCAACAGTCACTGCGCCTCCCACTTCCGGCTCGTCTTTGGTAGAGAGCTCGgccgcttcttcttcttctcctcttacCTCCTCCCCTGACTCGGAGCAAAGGAGTCAGGGGGACACGACCGGGACGCCCACAGCCACAGCCACGCCCACCTCTGAGCCTGCGCTATCGG AGTACGGTCCTCATCGGCTGCCCATAAGTTTAGTGTGTAGGCGTTTGCAGAGGTTGCTTCGGCTGGCCGACCCCCCGGGACTGGGTCAGCGAGCGACCGCTTCCACTTCCTCCGCAGCCTCTGAGCGAAGGGCCACCTCcgccgctgccgccgccgcctctGCTGCTCCGAAGCAACCCCATACAG ATTCCCCTTCGTCTGTGGTAAACAAACAGCTGGGATCCATGACTCTGGATGAACAGCAGG gagcagcagaggctgCAGGTTCAAATCCTGAGGAATCGGTTACCGCAGCAACCAGCAGCACCCCCACCACCCCAACTCCCACCCCGTCCACCACCCGACCCGGCGCAGCAGAGCCGGTCCTCAGCCTGCATTACAGCTCAGAGGGAACCACCACCAGCACCATCAAGCTGGACTTCACCGACGAGTG GAGCAGCACCACGTCGAGCTCAATGGGCACCGGAGTCTCCAAAACATCTGAAGTCGTGGCTCCAAACAGCCAGGAGACTCTGTCAGCGGAGACTTCGGCGTCGGAACAGG CTCCCTGTGAGTCCTCTAGGCAGCAGAGTTTGGCAGCAGCCACATCAGAGTCTTTGCGCGACGACTCCGGCGTCGGCCCCCTCGGCGTCTCCACGACTCGGGGCCCCGCCGAGTGGGAATGCACCGGGTCTCCGCCGCAGGAGAGGAGTCAGCCAGAGGGCTCCGAAGACCCGTCAGGCGACTGCAGGAGGGCGGAGCCTGCCGGAGAGGAGGGCGTGGAGGGTCAGAGTCAGCCGGCGCCTAGCAACCAGGACTCCGACGACAGCGACGACGATCCCATTCTCATCCCACCAGCCAGATTCAGAGGGCAGGGGCAGAG ATTTAATTCCAGAGGATCTGCAGTAGGAGATAGGATGATCAG GCGCTCTGCAGCAGCTCGCATCCAGGAGCTGTTTCGCAGGAggaaagagagaagagagatGGAGGAGAGTGAAACTCAGAATATCAGGAGACCTTCAGTGAAAATGGTTTATAAGGGCCACCGCAACTCCAGAACAATG ATAAAAGAGTCGTGTTTCTGGGGCAACAACTTTGTGATGAGCGGCTCGGACTGCGgacacattttcatttgggaCAGACACACCGCGGAACACCTCATGCTGCTGGAAGCCGACAACCACGTGGTCAACTGCCTGCAGCCGCACCCGTACGACCCCA ttttggCTTCTTCGGGGATAGACTATGACATCAAGATTTGGTCACCACTGGAGCAGTTGGCGTCTTTTAACAGAGTCCTTGCTGAGGAG gtcATAACCCGCAATGAGCTGATGCtggaagaaacaagaaacacaatCACTGTCCCGGCCTCCTTCATGCTCCGAATGTTGGCGTCCCTCAATCACATCAGATCAG ATCGCCTGGAGGGCGATCGATCTGAAGGATCCGGTCAGGAAAACGAGGAAGAGCAGTAG
- the dcaf6 gene encoding DDB1- and CUL4-associated factor 6 isoform X3, protein MSCTGNLVWDVNKRLIGYGDPNSIRTSYLGRREFVQRLKLEATLNVHDGCVNTISWNDTGEYILSGSDDTFLVITNPYNKKVKKSIRSGHRANIFSAKFMPHTNDQEIVSCSGDGVIFYTHTEKSPEYNRQCQFTCHYGTAYEIMTVPNDPYTFLSCGEDGTVRWFDLRTKTSCTKEDCKDDILINCRRAATSISISPLVPYYLAVGCSDSSVRIYDRRMLGTRATGNYMGRGTTGMCVRFVPSHLSNKSCRVTSLCYSGDGQEVLVSYSSDYIYLFNPKDDQARELKGPSEERREELRQPPVKRLRLRGDWSDTGPRARPESERERDGEHSPNVSLMQRMSDMLSRWFEEASEAQSSRGSRPPARPRGTAVRPEGSANTPAASGADSTQESGGPDRPVETDSLEVPSSPAATSEAPMSKSTSSSSSGSSSTVTAPPTSGSSLVESSAASSSSPLTSSPDSEQRSQGDTTGTPTATATPTSEPALSDSPSSVVNKQLGSMTLDEQQGAAEAAGSNPEESVTAATSSTPTTPTPTPSTTRPGAAEPVLSLHYSSEGTTTSTIKLDFTDEWSSTTSSSMGTGVSKTSEVVAPNSQETLSAETSASEQAPCESSRQQSLAAATSESLRDDSGVGPLGVSTTRGPAEWECTGSPPQERSQPEGSEDPSGDCRRAEPAGEEGVEGQSQPAPSNQDSDDSDDDPILIPPARFRGQGQRFNSRGSAVGDRMIRRSAAARIQELFRRRKERREMEESETQNIRRPSVKMVYKGHRNSRTMIKESCFWGNNFVMSGSDCGHIFIWDRHTAEHLMLLEADNHVVNCLQPHPYDPILASSGIDYDIKIWSPLEQLASFNRVLAEEVITRNELMLEETRNTITVPASFMLRMLASLNHIRSDRLEGDRSEGSGQENEEEQ, encoded by the exons ATGTCCTGCACTGGGAACCTGGTTTGGGATGTTAATAAACGTCTGATTGGATACGGGGATCCTAACTCCATCAGAACCAGCTATTTAG GTAGAAGAGAATTTGTCCAGAGGCTGAAACTAGAAGCGACACTCAACGTCCACGATGGTTGT GTCAACACAATATCCTGGAACGACACAGGCGAATACATCCTGTCTGGGTCAGACGACACCTTTCTGGTCATCACTAACCCGTACAACAAGAAG GTGAAGAAGTCGATCCGCTCTGGCCATCGAGCGAACATCTTCAGTGCGAAGTTCATGCCTCACACAAACGATCAGGAAATCGTCTCCTGCTCCGGAGACGGCGTCATCTTCTACACCCACACCGAGAAGAGTCCCGAGTACAACCGGCAGTGTCAGTTCACCTGCCACTACGGCACAGCTTACGAG ATTATGACTGTACCAAATGATCCCTACACTTTCCTGTCGTGTGGGGAGGACGGCACGGTGCGGTGGTTTGACCTTCGCACAAAAACCAGCTGCACTAAAGAAGACTGCAAGGAT GACATTCTGATTAACTGCCGAAGAGCGGCGACCTCCATATCCATCTCACCTCTGGTGCCATACTATCTGGCTGTGGGCTGCTCAGACAGCTCAGTGCGAATCTATGACAGACGCATGCTAGGAACCAGAGCCACAG GTAACTACATGGGCCGGGGAACGACGGGCATGTGTGTGCGGTTCGTACCTTCCCACCTGTCCAACAAGTCGTGCAGGGTGACGTCTCTCTGCTACAGCGGGGACGGTCAAGAGGTGCTAGTCAGCTACTCCTCGGATTACATCTACCTTTTCAACCCCAAAGATGACCAGGCCCGGGAGCTCAAGGGCCCGTcggaggagaggagggaggag CTAAGGCAGCCTCCGGTGAAGCGGCTCCGGCTGCGGGGGGACTGGTCCGACACGGGACCCCGAGCCCGTCCTGAGAGCGAAAGAGAAAGAGATG GGGAGCACAGTCCGAATGTGTCCCTGATGCAGAGAATGTCGGACATGTTGTCCCGGTGGTTTGAAGAGGCCAGCGAAGctcagagcagcagaggaagccGACCTCCGGCTCGGCCCAGAG GAACTGCTGTCCGGCCCGAGGGCTCGGCAAACACTCCTGCCGCCTCGGGTGCAGACTCCACCCAGGAGTCCGGGGGCCCCGACAGGCCCGTGGAGACAGACTCCCTGGAGGTCCCTTCCAGTCCTGCAGCCACTTCCGAAGCCCCGATGTCCAAAtccacttcctcttcctcctcagggTCGTCATCAACAGTCACTGCGCCTCCCACTTCCGGCTCGTCTTTGGTAGAGAGCTCGgccgcttcttcttcttctcctcttacCTCCTCCCCTGACTCGGAGCAAAGGAGTCAGGGGGACACGACCGGGACGCCCACAGCCACAGCCACGCCCACCTCTGAGCCTGCGCTATCGG ATTCCCCTTCGTCTGTGGTAAACAAACAGCTGGGATCCATGACTCTGGATGAACAGCAGG gagcagcagaggctgCAGGTTCAAATCCTGAGGAATCGGTTACCGCAGCAACCAGCAGCACCCCCACCACCCCAACTCCCACCCCGTCCACCACCCGACCCGGCGCAGCAGAGCCGGTCCTCAGCCTGCATTACAGCTCAGAGGGAACCACCACCAGCACCATCAAGCTGGACTTCACCGACGAGTG GAGCAGCACCACGTCGAGCTCAATGGGCACCGGAGTCTCCAAAACATCTGAAGTCGTGGCTCCAAACAGCCAGGAGACTCTGTCAGCGGAGACTTCGGCGTCGGAACAGG CTCCCTGTGAGTCCTCTAGGCAGCAGAGTTTGGCAGCAGCCACATCAGAGTCTTTGCGCGACGACTCCGGCGTCGGCCCCCTCGGCGTCTCCACGACTCGGGGCCCCGCCGAGTGGGAATGCACCGGGTCTCCGCCGCAGGAGAGGAGTCAGCCAGAGGGCTCCGAAGACCCGTCAGGCGACTGCAGGAGGGCGGAGCCTGCCGGAGAGGAGGGCGTGGAGGGTCAGAGTCAGCCGGCGCCTAGCAACCAGGACTCCGACGACAGCGACGACGATCCCATTCTCATCCCACCAGCCAGATTCAGAGGGCAGGGGCAGAG ATTTAATTCCAGAGGATCTGCAGTAGGAGATAGGATGATCAG GCGCTCTGCAGCAGCTCGCATCCAGGAGCTGTTTCGCAGGAggaaagagagaagagagatGGAGGAGAGTGAAACTCAGAATATCAGGAGACCTTCAGTGAAAATGGTTTATAAGGGCCACCGCAACTCCAGAACAATG ATAAAAGAGTCGTGTTTCTGGGGCAACAACTTTGTGATGAGCGGCTCGGACTGCGgacacattttcatttgggaCAGACACACCGCGGAACACCTCATGCTGCTGGAAGCCGACAACCACGTGGTCAACTGCCTGCAGCCGCACCCGTACGACCCCA ttttggCTTCTTCGGGGATAGACTATGACATCAAGATTTGGTCACCACTGGAGCAGTTGGCGTCTTTTAACAGAGTCCTTGCTGAGGAG gtcATAACCCGCAATGAGCTGATGCtggaagaaacaagaaacacaatCACTGTCCCGGCCTCCTTCATGCTCCGAATGTTGGCGTCCCTCAATCACATCAGATCAG ATCGCCTGGAGGGCGATCGATCTGAAGGATCCGGTCAGGAAAACGAGGAAGAGCAGTAG
- the dcaf6 gene encoding DDB1- and CUL4-associated factor 6 isoform X2, with the protein MSCTGNLVWDVNKRLIGYGDPNSIRTSYLGRREFVQRLKLEATLNVHDGCVNTISWNDTGEYILSGSDDTFLVITNPYNKKVKKSIRSGHRANIFSAKFMPHTNDQEIVSCSGDGVIFYTHTEKSPEYNRQCQFTCHYGTAYEIMTVPNDPYTFLSCGEDGTVRWFDLRTKTSCTKEDCKDDILINCRRAATSISISPLVPYYLAVGCSDSSVRIYDRRMLGTRATGNYMGRGTTGMCVRFVPSHLSNKSCRVTSLCYSGDGQEVLVSYSSDYIYLFNPKDDQARELKGPSEERREELRQPPVKRLRLRGDWSDTGPRARPESERERDGEHSPNVSLMQRMSDMLSRWFEEASEAQSSRGSRPPARPRGTAVRPEGSANTPAASGADSTQESGGPDRPVETDSLEVPSSPAATSEAPMSKSTSSSSSGSSSTVTAPPTSGSSLVESSAASSSSPLTSSPDSEQRSQGDTTGTPTATATPTSEPALSEYGPHRLPISLVCRRLQRLLRLADPPGLGQRATASTSSAASERRATSAAAAAASAAPKQPHTDSPSSVVNKQLGSMTLDEQQGAAEAAGSNPEESVTAATSSTPTTPTPTPSTTRPGAAEPVLSLHYSSEGTTTSTIKLDFTDEWSSTTSSSMGTGVSKTSEVVAPNSQETLSAETSASEQAPCESSRQQSLAAATSESLRDDSGVGPLGVSTTRGPAEWECTGSPPQERSQPEGSEDPSGDCRRAEPAGEEGVEGQSQPAPSNQDSDDSDDDPILIPPARFRGQGQRRSAAARIQELFRRRKERREMEESETQNIRRPSVKMVYKGHRNSRTMIKESCFWGNNFVMSGSDCGHIFIWDRHTAEHLMLLEADNHVVNCLQPHPYDPILASSGIDYDIKIWSPLEQLASFNRVLAEEVITRNELMLEETRNTITVPASFMLRMLASLNHIRSDRLEGDRSEGSGQENEEEQ; encoded by the exons ATGTCCTGCACTGGGAACCTGGTTTGGGATGTTAATAAACGTCTGATTGGATACGGGGATCCTAACTCCATCAGAACCAGCTATTTAG GTAGAAGAGAATTTGTCCAGAGGCTGAAACTAGAAGCGACACTCAACGTCCACGATGGTTGT GTCAACACAATATCCTGGAACGACACAGGCGAATACATCCTGTCTGGGTCAGACGACACCTTTCTGGTCATCACTAACCCGTACAACAAGAAG GTGAAGAAGTCGATCCGCTCTGGCCATCGAGCGAACATCTTCAGTGCGAAGTTCATGCCTCACACAAACGATCAGGAAATCGTCTCCTGCTCCGGAGACGGCGTCATCTTCTACACCCACACCGAGAAGAGTCCCGAGTACAACCGGCAGTGTCAGTTCACCTGCCACTACGGCACAGCTTACGAG ATTATGACTGTACCAAATGATCCCTACACTTTCCTGTCGTGTGGGGAGGACGGCACGGTGCGGTGGTTTGACCTTCGCACAAAAACCAGCTGCACTAAAGAAGACTGCAAGGAT GACATTCTGATTAACTGCCGAAGAGCGGCGACCTCCATATCCATCTCACCTCTGGTGCCATACTATCTGGCTGTGGGCTGCTCAGACAGCTCAGTGCGAATCTATGACAGACGCATGCTAGGAACCAGAGCCACAG GTAACTACATGGGCCGGGGAACGACGGGCATGTGTGTGCGGTTCGTACCTTCCCACCTGTCCAACAAGTCGTGCAGGGTGACGTCTCTCTGCTACAGCGGGGACGGTCAAGAGGTGCTAGTCAGCTACTCCTCGGATTACATCTACCTTTTCAACCCCAAAGATGACCAGGCCCGGGAGCTCAAGGGCCCGTcggaggagaggagggaggag CTAAGGCAGCCTCCGGTGAAGCGGCTCCGGCTGCGGGGGGACTGGTCCGACACGGGACCCCGAGCCCGTCCTGAGAGCGAAAGAGAAAGAGATG GGGAGCACAGTCCGAATGTGTCCCTGATGCAGAGAATGTCGGACATGTTGTCCCGGTGGTTTGAAGAGGCCAGCGAAGctcagagcagcagaggaagccGACCTCCGGCTCGGCCCAGAG GAACTGCTGTCCGGCCCGAGGGCTCGGCAAACACTCCTGCCGCCTCGGGTGCAGACTCCACCCAGGAGTCCGGGGGCCCCGACAGGCCCGTGGAGACAGACTCCCTGGAGGTCCCTTCCAGTCCTGCAGCCACTTCCGAAGCCCCGATGTCCAAAtccacttcctcttcctcctcagggTCGTCATCAACAGTCACTGCGCCTCCCACTTCCGGCTCGTCTTTGGTAGAGAGCTCGgccgcttcttcttcttctcctcttacCTCCTCCCCTGACTCGGAGCAAAGGAGTCAGGGGGACACGACCGGGACGCCCACAGCCACAGCCACGCCCACCTCTGAGCCTGCGCTATCGG AGTACGGTCCTCATCGGCTGCCCATAAGTTTAGTGTGTAGGCGTTTGCAGAGGTTGCTTCGGCTGGCCGACCCCCCGGGACTGGGTCAGCGAGCGACCGCTTCCACTTCCTCCGCAGCCTCTGAGCGAAGGGCCACCTCcgccgctgccgccgccgcctctGCTGCTCCGAAGCAACCCCATACAG ATTCCCCTTCGTCTGTGGTAAACAAACAGCTGGGATCCATGACTCTGGATGAACAGCAGG gagcagcagaggctgCAGGTTCAAATCCTGAGGAATCGGTTACCGCAGCAACCAGCAGCACCCCCACCACCCCAACTCCCACCCCGTCCACCACCCGACCCGGCGCAGCAGAGCCGGTCCTCAGCCTGCATTACAGCTCAGAGGGAACCACCACCAGCACCATCAAGCTGGACTTCACCGACGAGTG GAGCAGCACCACGTCGAGCTCAATGGGCACCGGAGTCTCCAAAACATCTGAAGTCGTGGCTCCAAACAGCCAGGAGACTCTGTCAGCGGAGACTTCGGCGTCGGAACAGG CTCCCTGTGAGTCCTCTAGGCAGCAGAGTTTGGCAGCAGCCACATCAGAGTCTTTGCGCGACGACTCCGGCGTCGGCCCCCTCGGCGTCTCCACGACTCGGGGCCCCGCCGAGTGGGAATGCACCGGGTCTCCGCCGCAGGAGAGGAGTCAGCCAGAGGGCTCCGAAGACCCGTCAGGCGACTGCAGGAGGGCGGAGCCTGCCGGAGAGGAGGGCGTGGAGGGTCAGAGTCAGCCGGCGCCTAGCAACCAGGACTCCGACGACAGCGACGACGATCCCATTCTCATCCCACCAGCCAGATTCAGAGGGCAGGGGCAGAG GCGCTCTGCAGCAGCTCGCATCCAGGAGCTGTTTCGCAGGAggaaagagagaagagagatGGAGGAGAGTGAAACTCAGAATATCAGGAGACCTTCAGTGAAAATGGTTTATAAGGGCCACCGCAACTCCAGAACAATG ATAAAAGAGTCGTGTTTCTGGGGCAACAACTTTGTGATGAGCGGCTCGGACTGCGgacacattttcatttgggaCAGACACACCGCGGAACACCTCATGCTGCTGGAAGCCGACAACCACGTGGTCAACTGCCTGCAGCCGCACCCGTACGACCCCA ttttggCTTCTTCGGGGATAGACTATGACATCAAGATTTGGTCACCACTGGAGCAGTTGGCGTCTTTTAACAGAGTCCTTGCTGAGGAG gtcATAACCCGCAATGAGCTGATGCtggaagaaacaagaaacacaatCACTGTCCCGGCCTCCTTCATGCTCCGAATGTTGGCGTCCCTCAATCACATCAGATCAG ATCGCCTGGAGGGCGATCGATCTGAAGGATCCGGTCAGGAAAACGAGGAAGAGCAGTAG